From the genome of Gemmatimonadota bacterium:
TTCGACCTGGAATCCAAGTCGATCGTCGCGACCATCGACTGGCTGCCGGCCACCCGGCCCGTCGACATCATCCTGACCTGCGGAGCGTCCTGTCCGGATATCATGCTGGACAACGTATTGCTGCGCATCCTCTCTTTCTTTCCCGATGCACCGCCGGTAGCGGAAGTCCTCGCCGAATACGAGCACTCGGTCCGCCCACCCGTCGTTTCCGCCTCATGAGCCCACCCGGGAGTTCCATGCAGATCGGGGTCAGTTCATACAGCTACAGCCGGTTGATCCGAAGCGGCGAGATGACGGAATTCGACGCCATCCGCAAGACGGCGGAACTCGGATACGACGTGATCGAGTTCTCCTCGCTGCACCCGCCCGGAGGCGAGCCGTTCGATCAGTATGCTCCCGACGTGCGCACGGCCTGCGACGAGACGGGTCTTCCCATTGCCAACTACACGGTCGGCGCGGATTTCATCAACGGTAGCGGGGGAGACTGGCAACGCGAGGTGGAGCGGGTGAAGGACGAGGTGCGCATTGCCCACCTGCTCGGCGCGCCCGGCATGCGCCACGACGCCACGAGGGGATTCCCCGACAGCCGCCCTGGCGAGCGTTCTTTCGATGATGCCCTGGCCGTCCTCGTTCCCGCGATCCGGGCGGTCACGGAGTTCGCGGCGGACCTGGGCGTCCGGACCATGGTGGAGAACCACGGGATGTTCTGCCAGGACAGTGAGCGGGTGGAAAGACTGGTCAATGCCGTGAATCACGAGAATTTCGGCGTGCTCATCGACATTGGCAACTTCCTGTGCGTGGACGAACCGCCCGACGCCGCCGTGGGACGACTGATCCCCTACGCCTTTCACGTCCATGCCAAGGACTTCCACACCCGGCCGGGCACGGCCACAGACCCCGGTGAGGGATGGTTCCGAACCCGGGGCGGCAACTATCTCAGGGGCGCTATCGTCGGCCACGGGGAAGTCCCCCTGGCGTCCTGCCTGCACGTCCTCTCACGCCACGGATACGATGGCGTGCTTTCCATCGAATTCGAAGGGCTCGAGCACCCCGTCGACGGCGTTCGCATCGGACTCGACAACCTCAGGCGCTACCTGGGCTGACCAGGCTGGCCAGCCTGATCGCGGGAACCGTCCGGATCGCCGCGTCCGCCGTGCTACCTGGGCTGACCGTGCGGTCTACGCGAGGTGGATGACTTCCCCCGATTCCATGGATTCATTCGCCGCGAGGGTGACGGCGAGGCTGTTGACGACGTCGCCGTAGGCCGATCGGATGAGGGATGGATTCTCCTCTTCGATGGCCTGCAGGAAGAGTTCGTTTTCGAGCTGGTAGGGGTTGTTCCGACCGGGATACCGCACCGTTTCATCTTCGCGCACGACCTCCAGGTTGCCTCCGGCGATTTTCACCGTGAGCCCCCGGGCAATAACCTCCAGGGCGGTTCCGTAACCCTGTTCGGCGACACAGGAAGAGAGTATGGTGGCCACGGCGCCGCTTTCGAATACGAGCGACACCGTGCTGGCGTCCTCCACGTCGTAGTTCGGCAGATCCAGCATCCGTCCCTTCGTCCCCGCCGCGTAGACGCTGACCACGTCCCCCATGAGGTACCGGGCGCAGTCGTACACGTGCGTGGTCTGCTCCACGATCTGTCCACCCGACTTGGACTTCACGCGCCACCAGGGGGATCCGGGCGTGTTCCCGATCCAGTATCCGATCGCCAGGGCCGGCCGCACGCCGGACAGCAGGTTCCGTGCCTTTTCCGTAGCGTCCAGGTACCGCCAGTTGTACCCCACGCACGAGAGGACGCCACATTCTTCGACTCTTGCCGCGATGTCACGCGCGGTATCGACGTCCAGCGCCTGGGGTTTCTCGACGAACAGGTGGAGGTTGCGTTCCAGCACGGCCATTTCAGGATCGCCGTGGGCGAAGGGCGGGAGGCACACGTACACGGCATCCAGTTCTTCCCGGTCCAGCATCTCGCGGTAGTCGCCGTACGCGCGGCCTCCGCACCGGTCGGCCGCCGCCTGCGCGCGCTCGACCTGGATGTCCGCGTACGCCACGAGTTCGGCCCGCTCGATTTCCGGCAGGAGTCCCAGGTGCATGCCCGCGATGCCTCCGGTTCCGATAAAACCTATACGAACGCCCATGCGAAGTCCTCCGCTGTTCCCTGCGCGTGAATCCCACGTTGACCGGCCATGCCTGCCGCCGGTGTACCCCCTGCGATCATGAATCTCTCTTAACGACGATCAGCGTCGTGTCGTCGTCCTGGCCGCCACCGCCCACGAAGGCGCGCCATACCTCGATCACGTGATCCCGGATCTCCTCTACCGGACAGTCATGACAGTCCTTGATCGCCTGTTCCAGCCGTTCGATGCCGAATATCTCGTCTTCCAGGTTGGACTTCTCGATGAGGCCGTCCGAATACAGGACCACGACGTCTCCATCGTCCAGGTACACGCGGCCGTCCTCGAAACTCGCGTCCTCGAACGAACCGACGATCAGGCCCCCTGCGTGGAGATTGACCGTTTCACCGGATTTCCGGCACAGCAGGGGCGGTGGATGGCCGGCGTTGCAGTAGACGAAGGTGTTTTCCTGCAGGTTCGCGATACCGTAGAACAGGGTGGCGAACCGGTCCGCGGACGTGACCTCGTACAGGACCTCGTTGACGTGACCGATGACGTAACTCGGAAGGTAGACGTAGTAATTGGCGTATTCGTGGAACGACGTATAGAGCGAAGCCATGGTCAACGCGGCGGGAATGCCCTTGCCGACCACGTCGCCCACGGCCACCCCCAGTTGCTTGTCCGAAAAGGGAATGAAATCGTAGAAGTCGCCTCCGACCTCCCTGCTGGGTTCGCTGAATGCGGCCAGGGAAAGGCCTTTCACTTCCGGCACGGCGCGCGGCAGCAAGGCGCGCTGAATCTCGCCGGCGACCTCCAGTTCCCGGTCCAGCAGCCGGCTCCGCCGCGCGTCATCGAAGAGGCGCGCGTTCTGAATAGCGATACTCGC
Proteins encoded in this window:
- a CDS encoding sugar phosphate isomerase/epimerase encodes the protein MSPPGSSMQIGVSSYSYSRLIRSGEMTEFDAIRKTAELGYDVIEFSSLHPPGGEPFDQYAPDVRTACDETGLPIANYTVGADFINGSGGDWQREVERVKDEVRIAHLLGAPGMRHDATRGFPDSRPGERSFDDALAVLVPAIRAVTEFAADLGVRTMVENHGMFCQDSERVERLVNAVNHENFGVLIDIGNFLCVDEPPDAAVGRLIPYAFHVHAKDFHTRPGTATDPGEGWFRTRGGNYLRGAIVGHGEVPLASCLHVLSRHGYDGVLSIEFEGLEHPVDGVRIGLDNLRRYLG
- a CDS encoding Gfo/Idh/MocA family oxidoreductase, with translation MGVRIGFIGTGGIAGMHLGLLPEIERAELVAYADIQVERAQAAADRCGGRAYGDYREMLDREELDAVYVCLPPFAHGDPEMAVLERNLHLFVEKPQALDVDTARDIAARVEECGVLSCVGYNWRYLDATEKARNLLSGVRPALAIGYWIGNTPGSPWWRVKSKSGGQIVEQTTHVYDCARYLMGDVVSVYAAGTKGRMLDLPNYDVEDASTVSLVFESGAVATILSSCVAEQGYGTALEVIARGLTVKIAGGNLEVVREDETVRYPGRNNPYQLENELFLQAIEEENPSLIRSAYGDVVNSLAVTLAANESMESGEVIHLA